From Halanaeroarchaeum sulfurireducens, a single genomic window includes:
- a CDS encoding phosphoribosyltransferase family protein: MNRAEKAALQLRAVSVLRTLKETRTYDELAEETGLPAGDLNRYVNGHVLPSADRAREVVDEIGATMLRAEIRERVRLDDEGYVDNSGIVFDQSLLDLVAPVAAETYEFDRPDVVLTAATDGITLAASLARYYDARCAYAKKAKETAVEEFIEARQRLDSGIELTYYLPAAALSAGETVLVVDDLIRSGETQELLLDIGDEAGATVVGVFTLIAVGQDGLERAEALTDAPVGALVDLE; encoded by the coding sequence ATGAACCGCGCCGAGAAGGCCGCCCTCCAGCTTCGGGCGGTGTCGGTCCTCCGCACCCTCAAGGAGACGCGAACGTACGACGAACTGGCCGAGGAGACCGGCCTCCCCGCTGGCGACCTCAACCGATACGTCAATGGCCACGTGCTCCCCAGCGCGGACCGGGCCCGCGAGGTCGTCGACGAGATCGGCGCCACGATGCTCAGGGCGGAGATCCGAGAGCGCGTACGCCTCGACGACGAGGGCTACGTGGACAATTCCGGCATCGTCTTCGATCAGTCACTGCTCGATCTCGTCGCACCGGTGGCAGCAGAGACCTACGAGTTCGACCGACCCGACGTGGTCCTCACGGCCGCGACCGACGGCATCACCCTCGCCGCGTCGCTGGCCCGGTACTACGACGCCCGGTGTGCCTACGCGAAAAAAGCCAAAGAGACGGCCGTCGAGGAATTCATCGAGGCCCGCCAGCGCCTCGATTCCGGCATCGAACTCACCTACTATCTCCCCGCCGCCGCCCTCAGTGCGGGCGAGACGGTTCTGGTCGTCGACGATCTCATCCGCTCCGGGGAGACCCAGGAACTCCTCCTCGACATTGGCGACGAGGCCGGGGCGACGGTCGTCGGCGTGTTCACGCTCATCGCGGTGGGTCAGGACGGTCTCGAACGGGCCGAGGCGCTGACCGACGCGCCGGTCGGTGCACTGGTTGACCTCGAGTAG
- a CDS encoding branched-chain amino acid transaminase, with protein MPGFEDMDVETIWQNGEFTPWDEATVHVLTHGLHYGSGIFEGARAYDTDQGTGIFRWDDHLDRFYASAKPYDMDIGYDREELTEATLELLRREGLESAYIRPIAFFGYHSLGISPEDVPTEIAIAAWPWGSYLGDDALENGVKVMISSWRKHHSSQIPTNAKTTGLYVNSMLAGEEARRHGFVEAIVLNKDGDVAEGPGENLFLVRDGEIFTPALSESILDGITRDTVITLARERGYTVNENVSISRGELNTADELFFTGSAAEVTPIRQVNNVEIGNGSRGPVTEELQQAYFDLVEHRAGDHDEWFTDV; from the coding sequence ATGCCCGGATTCGAGGACATGGACGTCGAGACGATCTGGCAGAACGGCGAGTTTACGCCCTGGGACGAAGCGACGGTGCACGTGCTGACACATGGTCTCCACTATGGATCGGGGATCTTCGAGGGGGCCCGTGCGTACGACACGGATCAGGGGACCGGAATTTTCCGGTGGGATGACCACCTCGACCGTTTCTACGCGTCCGCGAAGCCCTACGACATGGATATCGGCTACGACCGCGAGGAGCTGACCGAGGCGACCCTGGAGTTGCTCCGCCGGGAGGGACTCGAATCTGCGTACATCCGCCCCATCGCCTTCTTTGGCTATCACTCCCTGGGCATCAGCCCGGAGGACGTGCCGACCGAGATCGCCATCGCCGCCTGGCCGTGGGGCTCGTACCTCGGCGACGACGCCCTCGAGAACGGCGTGAAGGTGATGATCTCCTCGTGGCGCAAACACCACTCGAGTCAGATCCCCACCAACGCCAAGACGACCGGCCTCTACGTCAACAGCATGCTGGCCGGCGAGGAGGCCCGTCGCCACGGCTTCGTCGAGGCGATCGTCCTGAACAAGGACGGCGACGTCGCCGAGGGCCCGGGTGAGAACCTCTTTCTCGTCCGCGACGGCGAGATATTCACGCCCGCCCTCTCGGAGAGCATCCTGGACGGGATCACCCGCGATACCGTCATCACCCTCGCCCGCGAGCGTGGGTACACCGTCAACGAGAACGTCTCCATCAGCCGTGGCGAACTCAACACGGCCGACGAGCTCTTTTTCACCGGCTCCGCCGCGGAGGTCACGCCCATCCGACAGGTGAACAACGTCGAGATCGGCAACGGTTCGCGTGGGCCCGTGACCGAGGAACTCCAGCAGGCGTACTTCGACCTGGTCGAACACCGGGCCGGCGACCACGACGAGTGGTTCACCGACGTGTGA
- a CDS encoding DUF502 domain-containing protein: MASWKRDLASGLVVLLPIVVTLYVVWWIFVKLAAIALLSPLVTNPVVGVLLTLSVFLLVVFSVGYMMRTALGGFVEGVIDELFNQLPGLRIVYNASKMAVETALTGTSDLQKPVKVTLWNDMRMTAFKTGQKTQDGRDVLFLPTAPNITTGFVIELEPEKYEETGERVEEALTRVLSAGFGETAETTTVEKVVDD, from the coding sequence ATGGCATCCTGGAAGCGGGACCTCGCCTCCGGCCTCGTCGTCCTGTTGCCCATCGTGGTAACGCTGTACGTTGTCTGGTGGATATTCGTGAAACTGGCGGCCATCGCGTTGCTCTCACCGCTCGTCACCAACCCCGTGGTGGGCGTTCTCCTGACGCTGTCGGTGTTCTTGCTGGTGGTCTTCTCGGTCGGGTACATGATGCGGACGGCCCTGGGCGGGTTCGTCGAGGGCGTCATCGACGAGTTGTTCAACCAGCTCCCGGGGTTGCGCATCGTCTACAACGCCTCCAAGATGGCCGTGGAAACGGCACTCACCGGGACGAGCGACCTCCAGAAGCCGGTCAAGGTGACCCTCTGGAACGACATGCGGATGACCGCGTTCAAAACCGGACAGAAGACCCAGGACGGCCGGGACGTCCTGTTCTTGCCGACCGCCCCGAACATCACCACCGGCTTCGTCATCGAGCTCGAACCCGAGAAATACGAGGAGACAGGAGAACGAGTAGAAGAGGCCCTGACGCGAGTGCTCAGTGCGGGGTTCGGGGAGACCGCAGAGACCACGACCGTAGAGAAGGTCGTCGACGACTGA
- a CDS encoding DUF120 domain-containing protein: MALQAGTHAVGFDELAVLKVLALDGAARGEVKVSSGDIAERHDVSNQTASRRLQALENAGHIERETVSDGQYVVLTDAGERALKHEYEDYRAIFEARRDLTLRGTATSGMGEGRHYISLPGYNRQFSEKLGYDPYPGTFNVDLTDRSRRERSAMASFDPVHIDGWEDEERTYGPAYCYPATLEVPGGHSASPAHVIVPDRTHHDEDQMEIIAPEHLRDELGVIDGDEVIVRVAAE; this comes from the coding sequence ATGGCTCTGCAAGCGGGGACGCACGCGGTCGGGTTCGACGAGCTAGCCGTCCTCAAAGTACTTGCGCTCGACGGCGCCGCTCGCGGCGAAGTCAAGGTCTCGTCTGGCGACATCGCCGAACGGCACGACGTCTCGAACCAGACCGCCTCCCGGCGGTTGCAGGCACTCGAGAACGCCGGGCACATCGAGCGCGAGACAGTGAGCGACGGACAGTACGTCGTCCTCACCGATGCCGGCGAACGCGCCCTCAAACACGAGTACGAGGACTACCGGGCCATCTTCGAGGCTCGGCGGGATCTCACGCTCCGGGGCACGGCCACGTCCGGTATGGGGGAGGGCAGGCACTACATCTCGTTGCCGGGATACAACCGGCAGTTCTCGGAGAAACTCGGCTACGACCCGTATCCGGGCACGTTCAACGTCGATCTGACGGATCGCTCCCGGCGGGAGCGCTCGGCCATGGCCTCGTTCGACCCCGTTCACATCGATGGCTGGGAGGACGAAGAGCGGACGTACGGGCCGGCCTACTGCTATCCCGCGACCCTCGAGGTCCCGGGAGGCCACTCAGCCAGTCCGGCACACGTCATCGTCCCGGACCGCACCCACCACGACGAGGACCAGATGGAGATCATCGCGCCGGAGCACCTGCGCGACGAACTGGGCGTCATCGACGGAGACGAGGTGATCGTTCGTGTCGCCGCCGAGTAA
- a CDS encoding CDP-2,3-bis-(O-geranylgeranyl)-sn-glycerol synthase: protein MNVLYVVAIAVWAMLPAYVPNNAAVLAGGGRPIDGGRTYGGRRLLGDGKTWRGTAVGVLAGLAVAGVLNWLAPTVSVTVGVAFPRFPPIVALALAAGAMVGDIAASFLKRRTGRERGAAFPVVDQLDFVVVALLAAFLLAPGWFGRVFTLPVLVAVVVLTPALHVLTNGVAYVLGLKDEPW from the coding sequence ATGAACGTGCTCTACGTCGTGGCCATCGCCGTCTGGGCGATGCTGCCCGCCTACGTCCCCAACAACGCCGCCGTGCTCGCCGGCGGCGGACGCCCAATCGACGGCGGGCGGACCTATGGCGGCCGTCGGCTCCTCGGCGACGGGAAAACCTGGCGCGGAACGGCCGTGGGCGTGCTGGCCGGCCTGGCCGTCGCCGGCGTGTTGAACTGGCTCGCACCGACCGTCTCCGTTACCGTAGGCGTCGCATTCCCTCGATTCCCGCCGATCGTCGCCCTGGCTCTCGCCGCGGGCGCCATGGTCGGGGACATCGCGGCGTCGTTTCTCAAGCGACGCACCGGCCGAGAGCGAGGGGCGGCCTTCCCGGTCGTCGACCAGCTCGATTTCGTCGTCGTGGCGCTGCTCGCGGCGTTCCTGCTCGCGCCGGGGTGGTTCGGCAGGGTCTTCACGCTCCCAGTGCTCGTCGCCGTCGTGGTCCTGACGCCCGCCCTGCACGTCCTCACGAACGGGGTTGCCTACGTTCTGGGCCTCAAGGACGAACCCTGGTGA
- the ribB gene encoding 3,4-dihydroxy-2-butanone-4-phosphate synthase translates to MSPPSKATTGAVDAAVEAFAAGEPVLVHDFTDREGEVDMVYPARSVEPADVATMRNDAGGLVCVALGSDVADAFELPFLADELDHPAAESDHLGYDERSSFSLSVNHRETYTGITDTDRALTITRLGEAASSPATTDFSASFRAPGHVHVLRAARDGLAERRGHTEMGIALATAADREPAAVVCEMLDDESGEALSRADARAYADRHDVPFVDGQDLLAALG, encoded by the coding sequence GTGTCGCCGCCGAGTAAGGCGACAACCGGTGCCGTCGACGCGGCAGTGGAGGCGTTCGCCGCCGGGGAGCCGGTCCTGGTCCACGACTTCACCGACCGTGAGGGGGAAGTCGATATGGTCTATCCCGCGCGGTCGGTCGAACCTGCGGACGTTGCGACCATGCGAAACGACGCGGGTGGTCTGGTCTGCGTGGCGCTCGGGTCGGACGTCGCCGACGCCTTCGAGTTACCGTTCCTGGCCGACGAACTCGACCACCCGGCGGCCGAGAGCGACCATCTGGGGTACGACGAGCGCTCCTCGTTCTCGCTGTCGGTCAACCACCGCGAGACCTACACCGGGATCACGGACACCGACCGGGCGCTGACCATCACGCGACTGGGGGAGGCCGCGTCCAGTCCCGCCACGACCGACTTCTCGGCGTCCTTCCGGGCGCCCGGACACGTTCACGTGCTTCGGGCGGCTCGCGACGGCCTGGCCGAACGGCGGGGCCACACCGAGATGGGTATCGCGCTCGCCACGGCCGCGGATCGCGAACCCGCCGCGGTGGTCTGTGAGATGCTCGACGACGAGTCCGGCGAGGCACTCTCGCGGGCGGACGCGCGAGCGTACGCCGACAGGCACGATGTCCCATTCGTCGACGGACAGGACCTCCTCGCGGCGCTGGGCTGA
- the pyrE gene encoding orotate phosphoribosyltransferase: MADAELIEALQDADAVKFGTFELSHGGTSDYYVDKYLFETDPHCLELIADAFAERVGETTLAGIALGAVPLVAATSVATGNPYVIARKQEKDYGTGNLIEGRLGEGEEVVVLEDIATTGQSALDAVESLRDAGAVVDRVLVVVDRQEGAAELLADHGVDLEALLTADDLLSAADD; encoded by the coding sequence ATGGCCGACGCGGAACTCATCGAGGCGCTGCAGGACGCCGATGCCGTCAAATTCGGCACGTTCGAACTCTCTCACGGCGGCACGAGCGATTACTACGTCGACAAGTATCTCTTCGAGACCGACCCGCACTGTCTGGAACTCATCGCCGACGCCTTCGCTGAACGGGTCGGTGAGACCACCCTGGCCGGCATCGCCCTGGGGGCGGTCCCTCTCGTCGCCGCGACGAGCGTCGCGACGGGCAATCCCTACGTCATCGCCCGCAAGCAAGAGAAGGACTACGGGACCGGGAACTTGATCGAGGGCCGACTGGGGGAGGGGGAGGAGGTCGTGGTCCTCGAGGACATCGCCACAACTGGGCAGAGCGCCCTGGACGCCGTCGAATCCCTCCGCGACGCCGGGGCGGTGGTCGACCGCGTCCTCGTGGTCGTCGACCGACAGGAGGGCGCGGCCGAACTGCTCGCCGATCACGGGGTGGACCTCGAGGCCCTCCTCACCGCCGACGACCTGCTGTCCGCTGCCGACGACTGA
- a CDS encoding OsmC family protein, translated as MPQRSANAVWNGTLARGDGEMAFGGGAFEGEFSFASRFEDGEGTNPEELLGAAHAGCFSMAFANELDDAGYDPISVETEATITLSMDDGPEITDSHLETTAEVEGIDEETFQEIAQTAKTGCPVSQALAGLEITLDATLV; from the coding sequence ATGCCACAGCGCTCAGCCAATGCGGTCTGGAACGGAACGCTCGCACGCGGAGACGGAGAGATGGCCTTCGGGGGCGGCGCGTTCGAGGGGGAATTCTCGTTCGCCTCCCGCTTCGAGGACGGCGAGGGAACGAATCCCGAGGAGCTCCTGGGTGCCGCCCACGCGGGCTGTTTCTCGATGGCCTTCGCCAACGAACTCGACGATGCGGGCTACGACCCCATCTCCGTCGAGACGGAGGCGACGATCACCCTCTCGATGGACGACGGCCCGGAGATCACGGACAGTCACCTCGAAACCACAGCCGAAGTCGAGGGGATCGACGAGGAGACGTTTCAGGAGATAGCGCAGACGGCCAAAACGGGCTGTCCCGTCTCGCAGGCGCTGGCGGGCCTCGAGATCACACTCGACGCGACGCTCGTCTAA